The Aedes albopictus strain Foshan chromosome 1, AalbF5, whole genome shotgun sequence genomic interval CAGTAGGGTTTTTTGACCCCATTCCTGGCACTGCAGGTAAACGAAATTGTTCAATACCTCAATTCACAATGAAACGACTGTTTTCGTCCAGTTCTTTCacttgcgtgaacttgttgttaacagtgattgttgtgaagattttctgccgataGGTTGACTTTGAACGAGTTTGCTGCACCTGGTCTAGCACCagttctcggcaccagtgccgaactttcagcaaaatcaaatgggaaatcagttcggcacccatctttgtgctgccgaggtgcacccgtctgcgtgtaaaggttgttttgagcacttgtgcggtttCGGAGTGAACGTGTGGCTTGTTGACTGTGGAtctcgttgcggaaatgttgcgggagatggaAAACATGCAGCGAGTGATATTTTGACTTGTTTTGCTGGTAACGTGCCGGGAATTGATGCGGGTGCGCAAGTAGTTCGAAACACTAATTATTGGAGCTCTCCCGGTTCAATGGAAATATTTTGACAGCGATGCTTTTCATGACATCCGTTTTAACGCTATTCATGGAATTATTATAATTTGTTTCGACTTAAGTATCCAAACATGATGTATCCTGTATGCTATGGGAAGTTATTTTTTATCTTTTGGTTTAGTGCAGCGACGATCATAATATCATTCAAATATTAAAGACTTTTGTCAAAATGGCTTACATTAGATAGTCGTGCCATCGAAGCACTAATATACAAGACGTGTGCGCAAGTATATGATAATTTCGTGACGTTTCTCTTCACTGCGTCACATTGAACATTTTGGTCAGTTGTCAGTTAGCTCATCGTACAAATGTGATTTactaatcagaacaaaattatcgACCATCATGGTTAAAACTGAAACAAAACCTAATGTATTCATAGCTGCAACTAAGCCTAGCGCACAGGATAAGGCACAGGATAAGGCACAGGATTAACAGCATGGTAGAGGTATTTATTTTTCGTTCATGTTTTGAATAACGGCCATGCTTTGTATGGATTTATTCTATGGATAAGATGAATTTGCGTGTTGTTCGGGATGACCACGCTTTGGAAACTTGCATGTTGTTCGGGATGACCATGCTATAATGAATTCAGTCTTAGCAAAAGATGAATTCGCgtgttgctcgggatgaccacgcattgGAGACTTGCATGTTGTTCGGGATGACCATGCTATAATGAATTCAGTCTAAGGAAAAGATTAATTCGCgtgttgctcgggatgaccacgcattgTAAACTTGCATGTTGTTCGGGATGACCATGCTATAATGAATTCAGTCTAAGGAAAAGATGAATTCGCGTGTtgttcgggatgaccacgcattgGAGACTTGCATGTTGTTCGGGATGACCATGCTATAATGAATTCAGTATAAGGAAAAGATTAATTCGCGTGTTGCTCGGGATGAACACGCATTGTAAACTTGCATGTTGTTCGGGATGACCATGCTATAATGAATTCATTCTAAGGAAAAGATTAATTCGCgtgttgctcgggatgaccacgcattgTAAACTTGCATGTTGTTCGGGATGACCATGCTATAATGAATTCAGTCTAAGGAAAATATGAATTCGCgtgttgctcgggatgaccacgcattgGAGACTTGTATGTTGTTCGGGATGACCATGCTATAATGAATTCAGTCTAAGGGAAAGATGAATTCGCgtgttgctcgggatgaccacgcattgGAGACTTGCATGTTGTTCGGGATGATTATGCTATGAATTCAGTCTAAGCAAAAGATGAATTCGCgtgttgctcgggatgaccacgcattaATAACTTGCATATGAGGAAATCATAAATACATATATTGAATGATAAAGGATAATGGACTAGTCTTATCAAAACAATAAACCAATTGATTTGTTCTGATGTGCGGTCAGCGGCGTAAGTCGTTTAGGTGAACGgatatagggtaaaagggtataatgcgccccaccggggcaaaacgcccctcttcattttctagcgattcaagcgcttttcgcatgtgtgattgattagaaatctcaattattgaagaattattgccattaagctggtccgttagtggattggtacagaaaagcaataaacatatcaaaaagtctgaaatcgaggcttttggcgtaatattttaccttttgtgagctgacttcattgtaaacgaagccagttctgttcgcttgtgttaatttgcaacttttctgcagttaaacacttgttgaaagaccctcctaggataatcatgtggtggaattatcccctgagacagttttatcacggggttggacgtttttcttttgatggggcgtattgccccgtttgttttgaaatggtaaaattttggaacgttttcgaaaaacgtttcaaagcttccatagccacctctccaaatgcaaagttcgcatgcagcaattcactaactttagtaacaacgatttgcagtgaacaatagatggaataaggcgccagtttcagatatattgccatttctgcttagggggggcatattatacctgtttaccctacgctAGAACTCTAATGGCGTTTTGTGTTGTGAATGTTTTGTTTTGGTCATATAAATTTGAAACACCAGTACAGTTTATGTGAGGACGTGGCGTACCAGTTGgtaacaccatagactaatttcaagacctcgatgtaccaaagaaaacgatcaaattttcggtgaccagtccggtacccaataaatattcataaccgtgtatttttccgtgtaaattgccttttgtgtaaattctatttagcgtgttacactgatctgacagctctgacagtaaggcactaaacataaattacgtaaagtgagtaccgaggattgttcacaatctgcgaacttgactgcgaaaaaaattgcgaccatgacgccgctggtaacaCGATCGTTCCATCGACATTGTTGGGTTACTTttttatgatgatgattaacctgggcttgttaggggaatatctgtaaataaaagaaaatcgggttaagtacggttcctttgaattccactaagaatttgcatcctttgacagatacgtatttcgacctcaactgtaaggtcgtcttcagtgtcttgtacttgactcgactcaagtacaagacactgaagacgaccttacagttgaggtcgaaatacgtatctgtcaaaggatgcaaattcttagtggaattcaaaggaaccgtacttaacccgattttcttttatttactttTTTATAATTTCAGGTGTATGGTGTTTGAAACCTGCGGAGGTGACCCGAAGTGGGGATTCGATCACCACTGCAGCCGGGGAAACATTTTTTATCGAGCAAAAAAAACAAATCCACGCAGCGTTTCTTGTATCGTCTGATTCATAAAGCTAGTGTGTGTTCAGTTTGTACAACGTTTAGTTGAAGGCAGTGCATTATAATATAGTGTAAAACAAATATCAATGTCATTGCTTCACATTTttatttttcctgtttttttagAGAAGGGGGAAGATGTGTGGTGTGGCTCAGCCTATGGTTTGGGCCAGCCTATTATATCATTGCCATTATGAATTGGTGACAGTCCATCGTGTACGTCAGGCAGTTCTAGAGAGACGAGCTAGGCAACCAGTCGTGTGCGGCATGCTGGGTGATTGCTTGGAGCCGTCGGCGATTTCCACACATGTAACCTAGCAAGTAAGATTGGTCGAAATAaaacattcattcaaaaccgaACCACCAAAGTATCCGCTTGTGATGACAAGTCCCCACACCACCCTTTTTGGGCGTGTCCTTAAGGTTCATCGCTACTACGAAGGCCTTCACCTGGGTGGACTTTGTCACCTACAGCTTTACGGGCTCTGCTGCTACCACAATTCTCTTGAGTTAACCTCAATGGCAGAAAGTGcaactatgttcttgtcaatggCCCTCATAAACCACACTCCATACATTCCATTCCATACATAACCTCTCCGACGATGCGCACAACTACCTTCTCATGTCCCTGCTCTCCTTAGAGGAAACATGGCTGACCTGCTTCTTACGAAGGGGTTATCCTCATCACCACCATCACCACTACTAACTGTATTTGATTGGTTGAACTTATTTTGAAATGCCACATCGCCAGAGTCTTACATTAACGcggcattaaccctcgagcgatcgcgctgttgtattttgtacaacacggtgAAGAAATCTCGCTTTTTCTCAGCATTAGCggggtgctgacgcaggtagtcaaccgcgcgagttacggaaggttaaggggtACCCAGGTGTTCTACAGGCTTGGCTTGGCTAACGTTCGACCGTCTTTTTCATCCCCTTGAACATTCATTACCCAGCACGGGTCGCTtaacaccttgatttgtgtcatcctgtttggtggactctttCCAGCGGAACAGGTGATCTTACTTACCGGTccggctaaggcctgagtgtgctctgctgtacataggagtcgtcttcaactccattctactcgatccatggctgtgtgtctccagttccgcaatctgcgaagggtccgcaagtcgtcctccacttgatcgacccacctagctcgctgcgtgcCATgtattcttgtaccggtcggatgactctcgagaaccattaatCGGGTtactatctgacatcctgatgacgtgacttcGTGTGAATGCGAATTTTGTTCGGTCGTAGAGTTCTATGGAGTCCAACGTaaactcgatttcctgccacaatgcgtctctgaaattctctgctggtgtcgttgtcggtggtcaccagtgagcccaagtacacgaattcttcaaccgccttcaaccgtcgatagaaattcgaagTGGCAGGCGCGGTAATTCCTCTCTTGAGCccttttccataaattcctttgtcttcgacacattaataactaatccgattcgcttggcttcattctttagtcggacgtgcgtttccgccatcgtctcaaatttgcgatctATAATATCTATAttatcagtgaaaccaagcaaccgaacggacttcgtgaaaatcgtcccactcgtgtttatccccgctctccttattacaccctctaaagcaatgttgagcagcaagcacgaaagaccatcaccttgccgtaaccctctgcgagattctaagggactcgagagtgtccctgatactcgaactacgcacatcactcgatcaatcgtcgccttgatcaatcgtatcagtttatgcgGAAACCCGTTTTagtgcataatctgccacagctgttctcgatcgattgtatcatacgccgatttgaaatcgatgaacaagtgatgtgtgggcacgttgtattcgtggcatttctgaaacacctggcggatggcgaatatctggtctgttgtagcgcgttcacccatgactcCAGCCTGATATGCTGATATTGCCGAACTCTctggcaatcggtgatagacggcggcgtaaaatttgagagagtaactTGAAGGCGGCGCTCGCGAAGGTAgtacccgcaatccaacttgtcgccctttttgtagatcacAACAGGTCATCCGTAGTGCTATTCAAAGTCAGCTAAATTACTAAACTAAACTAGAAATGGAAACGGTTAAGTGGGTCGGGGATGTAGTCCAGGCTGGCTTTAAGAGGCGATCTCAAGTCTGCAATACCTGAGTCTACCACTTGGAGGAAAGTGGTTCATTAAAGAAGCCAAGGAAAAACCCTGAACCGATTCCCTTGATTTACAATCAACGAGGACCAGTCAATCTCGGAGCTTTGCAGGAAAATCAACAGCATACAATTCACGCGGTACTAACATTACTGAAAATATGAGCTACGATTTGGAGTTTTAAATTAAAATGCTGCTTCTATAAATAGCTGTTTATACTTTAGTAGAACGGTTCACATTTCAGCCTTGAACGACGCACGTCAAAACGAATGCATTTTGTTATCAGCTAGGAGAAAATCTTACAGTAGCCCCGATTTATATCCTAAGCATTCATCAGTACATGACATGATGGTGTGATAGCGAAGTTGTCTTTCAACAAACAAGAATTGCTCATCGCCAACACGAGAACGTGAATCAACTTGCCCAATATTGCCTTGCCAGATGGACTCCTACAATGTCAAAAACAAACGTCATTTCATCGAACTTGATAAAATTTTCTTTGATCGCCTATAATCTTGGAACGTTATCTTCTCGCTGATTTGGCTGTGAAGCATTCCATCGTTTGAAAATGTATCGAGACATTGAACAGTTAGTGATACACTGACCGCGAAGCGTAGAAGTCGAAGCCCTATGAAGAACGCCAAACTCACGTGGGCTGTTGCAGGTACATCTCGTGCTATTCGTTCCTCAGGAATGTCTTGTTATCTCACAACTCTTTTCCTTCCGTAGCCTTATTACTCCAGGCGGTATCAGCCACTGGACTTAATCCATTTATTGTTGGAGGTACCCCAGCGGTCATTGGACAGTTCCCAGCGCACGTTGGGATCAATGTCTCCCCGACTGTATTCTGCGGTGGAACCATCCTCAACAGTAACCATATCCTAACGTCCGGAAGTTGCGTTCTAGATGGCCAGAACAATCTGATCGCCGCCAATCAGATGCACGTTCGAGCCGGAGTAATCACAATTGACGCTACCACACCGGCCACACAGGTCGATCGAATCTTCGTCCACCCGCACTACAATCCGTTTACGTTCGAAAACGACATCGCCATCCTACGGACCACGACTGCCTTCACGTTCCCGGAAACGGCACAGCCCCACATAGCCCCCGCCGAACTAAACCACCGAATTGTCCCAGAAAATGACGAATGCCACGTCGCCGGGTGGAACTGGCAGGCCGGGATTGCCACGACGGGGCTCCAGAGCCTTCTGGTTTCTATCTACCCGCGTGCTACGTGCAATCAGGTATTCAACGGAATGATTCAAAGCCCGATGATCTGCACCAGAACATCCGCTCAGAATCAAGCTCTGTGCGTGCCAAACCGTGGTGGTGGATTGTACTGTGGTGGTAAACTGTCCGGTATTGCCTCGTTTGGTTTTGGATGCGGTGCGAACGATACGGCTACCGTTTTTACCCAGATTCGATACTACGAACAGTGGATCAACCAGCAGTTCGGACGAACGGATAATCCTCCTCCGGGTCCTACGCCGATGCCGGGGATTGGCGGGTAAGATTAAATGAATATTCTTCATTTTAGGGAATGCTAATATTAGTTTTTTTGTTTCTTCTAGGGCAACCTCTATGTTCAACCTATCGATGGTGGCCATCCTATTTGCCACAATTATCATTGCACTTGTTCGATAGTAATGAAGATCAACATCATAAGATCATTAGATATCCCATATCTTCAATGTAATATAAATAAAATTAATAATGTTTTAAGAAGTCAATAAATAAAGATGTGAAACTGAATTTGGGTCCCTTGTCAATCTATGTAATGTACCGTCAAATGggataacttgcaacacttttcgactctgaagcaatatcattgaaaatctgaacatttgaaacacattttcaatgagggaatctagtttgtGTTCATAATCTAGTACCTTCCTTTGGCCATAGCGTGCAGaactcttccagatattcctcgagacattcctacatggattccttcaggacattcttcaggaatttcttcaggaattcccccagtaattcatccataaatttattcagaaattcctcaaaaattcctccgaaaatccaACTCcagaagtcctctaggaattcctccagggaatccttcagaaaatactctaggattttttgccagaattcctccagagaatcctgaagaaatgtctcccggaattcttccagggattccaccaggaattcctcgagatgtttctccagggaatcctccacggatccctcttggaatttctccagcattttctccagaaatttcttcagcaattcttccaatgattcattAATGAAATTCTTCTCcagaaatccagaaatttctcaaataggAAGGAAATAGTAAAtacaccaggaatacctccaaatatttctccttaaatttcttctaggagaaatcttttaggaatgtCTGTTAGAATCCCTTCAAtattgccttcagggattcctccaggaattaccccacggattcttccagaaaatcctaaagtaatttctcacggaactcttccaggaaatcctcgagaaatttctgcatggattcctccaaaaaattctcacggaatttcttcaggaattcctcgaaatttcctccaaaaatttctccaggatttttttcagaaatttctcgagggagaACTcctaaaaattctccaggaattccttaagaaattcctccaggaattcctccagaaaatcctctagcatTTCTT includes:
- the LOC115256102 gene encoding serine protease 52 → MKNAKLTWAVAALLLQAVSATGLNPFIVGGTPAVIGQFPAHVGINVSPTVFCGGTILNSNHILTSGSCVLDGQNNLIAANQMHVRAGVITIDATTPATQVDRIFVHPHYNPFTFENDIAILRTTTAFTFPETAQPHIAPAELNHRIVPENDECHVAGWNWQAGIATTGLQSLLVSIYPRATCNQVFNGMIQSPMICTRTSAQNQALCVPNRGGGLYCGGKLSGIASFGFGCGANDTATVFTQIRYYEQWINQQFGRTDNPPPGPTPMPGIGGATSMFNLSMVAILFATIIIALVR